One Pontibacillus yanchengensis DNA window includes the following coding sequences:
- a CDS encoding TRAP transporter small permease, producing the protein MRLLKTIDQRIEEALLVLFSSVMVSVIFLQVVMRLSGNSLSWSEELGRYCFIWLVYVGISYGVKKQRHLKVDVMLLLLKDRGKLVLSIISNLLFLTFAILVVRYGTAISLQLLSFGQQSPALHIPMGLVYLAAPIGLGLTAIRLIQNIYKQIRMLIGKDEMNLKNDREEMQDVKGGDES; encoded by the coding sequence ATGAGATTACTAAAAACAATTGACCAACGAATAGAAGAAGCCCTATTAGTACTGTTCTCTTCAGTCATGGTTTCTGTTATTTTCCTACAGGTTGTCATGAGATTGTCTGGAAATTCCCTGTCATGGTCTGAAGAACTAGGTCGCTATTGCTTTATTTGGCTCGTCTACGTTGGAATTAGTTATGGTGTAAAAAAACAACGCCACTTAAAAGTTGATGTGATGTTACTTCTATTAAAAGACAGAGGGAAACTCGTATTATCCATTATTTCAAATTTACTATTCTTAACATTTGCCATTCTCGTTGTTCGATATGGAACAGCAATTTCTTTACAACTTCTATCATTTGGTCAGCAATCTCCAGCTTTACATATCCCTATGGGTCTTGTTTATCTAGCGGCTCCAATTGGTTTAGGTTTGACAGCTATTCGACTTATCCAAAACATCTATAAGCAAATCAGGATGTTGATTGGTAAAGATGAGATGAATTTAAAAAATGATCGTGAAGAAATGCAAGACGTGAAAGGTGGGGATGAGTCATGA
- a CDS encoding TRAP transporter substrate-binding protein → MKKLFTVALTALMVLVLAACGSEGGSSSSGDDGSASGSDSGSKETKTIKAGIGLNDKHPQYKGLLKFKEIVEKKTDGQIKVETYHSGQLGDDRTMTENLQTGSQEVTIPSTAPLANFVPAFSVFDIPFLFPNTEVADKVLASETGQGLLKKLESQNLVGLAYWENGFRDVTNSKRAIKSVEDFEGLKLRTMENDLHLDAFNALGANPTPMAFTELFTAMQQGTVDGQENPYATIYLQKFYEVQKHVSNTHHVYSPFVFLMSKSFYDKLSDENKKIVEEAAVEAGKYEKKLNREANEKYLKKLQEEGMTYTEISEENREEMKEAVQPVVDKYKSKIGEDVVENIYKEVEKAKKETE, encoded by the coding sequence ATGAAAAAACTTTTCACAGTTGCACTAACAGCACTTATGGTGCTAGTACTAGCAGCATGCGGCAGTGAGGGAGGTTCTTCTTCTTCAGGAGACGATGGAAGCGCTTCAGGTTCAGATTCAGGCTCAAAAGAAACAAAAACTATTAAAGCAGGAATTGGTCTTAACGACAAACACCCACAGTACAAAGGTCTACTTAAGTTCAAGGAAATTGTTGAAAAGAAAACAGACGGTCAGATTAAAGTAGAAACATATCATAGTGGTCAGCTAGGCGATGACCGTACGATGACAGAGAACCTTCAAACAGGATCTCAAGAAGTAACAATCCCATCTACAGCACCACTAGCAAACTTTGTTCCAGCATTTAGTGTTTTTGATATTCCTTTCCTATTCCCTAACACGGAAGTAGCAGATAAGGTGCTAGCTAGTGAAACAGGTCAAGGTCTACTTAAAAAGCTAGAAAGCCAAAACCTTGTAGGACTTGCTTATTGGGAAAATGGTTTCCGTGATGTAACAAACTCTAAGCGTGCAATCAAATCAGTAGAAGATTTCGAAGGTCTTAAGCTACGTACGATGGAGAACGACTTACACTTAGACGCATTTAATGCACTTGGAGCAAACCCAACACCAATGGCCTTCACTGAGCTATTCACAGCAATGCAGCAAGGTACAGTAGATGGTCAAGAAAATCCATATGCAACAATCTATCTACAAAAATTCTATGAAGTACAGAAGCACGTTTCTAATACACACCATGTTTATAGCCCGTTCGTTTTCTTAATGAGCAAGAGCTTCTATGACAAACTATCTGATGAGAACAAGAAGATTGTAGAAGAAGCAGCAGTTGAAGCTGGTAAGTATGAGAAAAAGTTAAACCGTGAAGCGAATGAGAAATACTTGAAGAAACTTCAAGAAGAAGGCATGACGTACACTGAAATTAGTGAAGAGAACCGTGAAGAAATGAAAGAAGCTGTTCAACCAGTTGTAGATAAATATAAGAGCAAAATCGGTGAAGATGTTGTAGAAAATATTTATAAAGAAGTTGAAAAAGCGAAGAAGGAAACTGAATAA
- the gnd gene encoding phosphogluconate dehydrogenase (NAD(+)-dependent, decarboxylating), which yields MKLGLIGLGKMGYNLALNLLDNGHEVVATDVNDQQVQNVAQDGASPADSIRSLVDNLESPRTIWMMVPAGDVTEQVLSELKPLLDEGDRIIDGGNSNYKDTLRRAEELQGLGLFYFDVGTSGGTEGARNGACYMIGGDETEFRKIEPIFANTAIESGYHFAGRAGSGHFLKMVHNGIEYGMMQAIGEGFDILEKSPFDYNYEQVANVWNNGSVIRSWLMELTESAFSKDAKLDDIRGVMNSSGEGKWTVESALDFELAAPVITMSLMMRYRSQADDTFTGKVVAALRNEFGGHAVVKK from the coding sequence ATGAAGCTAGGTCTTATTGGTCTAGGGAAGATGGGTTACAATCTAGCCTTGAACCTGTTGGACAATGGTCATGAAGTAGTTGCAACAGACGTCAACGACCAACAAGTACAAAACGTTGCACAAGATGGTGCTTCTCCAGCTGATTCTATTCGTAGTCTAGTAGACAACCTAGAATCACCACGCACAATTTGGATGATGGTCCCAGCAGGAGATGTTACAGAACAGGTTTTATCAGAGTTAAAACCTCTGTTAGATGAAGGGGATCGCATTATCGACGGTGGAAACTCTAATTATAAAGACACGCTTCGACGTGCAGAAGAGTTACAAGGACTAGGTCTTTTCTACTTTGATGTAGGAACGAGCGGTGGAACCGAAGGAGCTCGAAATGGAGCTTGCTACATGATTGGTGGCGACGAAACAGAATTCAGAAAGATTGAACCGATTTTTGCTAATACTGCAATTGAAAGCGGTTACCACTTTGCCGGGCGTGCCGGAAGCGGACACTTCCTGAAGATGGTTCACAATGGCATTGAGTACGGTATGATGCAAGCGATTGGCGAAGGATTCGATATTTTAGAAAAGAGTCCATTCGACTACAATTACGAGCAAGTTGCAAACGTTTGGAACAATGGTTCGGTTATCCGTTCTTGGTTAATGGAGTTAACAGAAAGTGCATTTAGTAAAGACGCGAAATTAGATGACATTCGCGGAGTAATGAACTCTTCCGGTGAAGGTAAATGGACCGTTGAGTCTGCACTTGATTTTGAATTAGCAGCACCTGTTATTACGATGTCCTTAATGATGCGCTATCGTTCCCAAGCAGACGATACCTTCACAGGAAAAGTTGTAGCAGCACTACGTAACGAGTTCGGCGGCCATGCGGTCGTTAAGAAATAA